The Leptospira barantonii genome includes a region encoding these proteins:
- a CDS encoding adenylate/guanylate cyclase domain-containing protein, which produces MVSRTQETNDKSKKRTIDPLTYEILKSEIVRTKILFIFFSFSSVLLTIVFTLFYDKISKEIGTRFPFYPVLGVNVGIAIYEFVVNQVFQYLLRNKKNLIGVARFGNVFVEISAIGLLIWLNIGIFASPLIPLYSPAVMIFFVFIILSVLRLEFWLSAFTGFVAGVELFALAYYYIPQNPIPMPVQFFNSFAPFISKAVLLLFGGIAAGLVGHQLKRSLISAISAVQEKNKVVGMFGQYVSPDVVDKLLEQKNENFSEFKSVCIMFLDIRNFTRFSEKRAPGEVIDYLNYIFTHLIDIVNQHNGMINKFLGDGFMAVFGAPLSDGSNDVKNAVDASREILKKIEFLNQEGKIPETSIGIGLHTGEAMTGNVGSETRKEYTIIGDVVNLASRVEQLNKQFGTKLLVTQAVYDDIKETISGKHLSSIQVKGREEPVDVYELDKV; this is translated from the coding sequence ATTGTGAGTCGAACTCAAGAGACAAATGATAAATCAAAAAAGCGGACGATAGATCCGCTAACGTATGAAATTCTAAAAAGCGAAATCGTTCGCACGAAAATTCTATTCATCTTTTTTTCTTTTTCTTCCGTTTTACTGACAATCGTATTCACACTTTTCTACGATAAGATCTCGAAGGAAATCGGAACTCGTTTTCCTTTTTATCCCGTTCTCGGGGTCAATGTCGGAATTGCAATTTACGAATTCGTAGTGAACCAAGTCTTCCAGTATCTTTTGAGAAATAAAAAGAATCTCATCGGCGTCGCAAGATTTGGAAACGTTTTCGTGGAAATATCCGCGATCGGTTTGCTGATCTGGTTGAACATAGGAATATTCGCTTCACCTTTGATTCCATTATATTCTCCCGCGGTGATGATTTTTTTCGTGTTCATCATTCTTTCGGTTTTACGCCTCGAATTCTGGCTGAGCGCGTTTACCGGATTTGTGGCCGGTGTGGAACTTTTCGCATTAGCATATTATTATATTCCACAGAATCCGATTCCTATGCCGGTTCAATTCTTCAATTCATTCGCACCATTTATTTCCAAGGCGGTTTTGCTTTTGTTTGGCGGAATCGCCGCCGGTTTGGTAGGACATCAATTAAAACGTTCCTTGATTTCCGCGATTTCCGCGGTTCAGGAAAAGAATAAGGTGGTGGGAATGTTCGGCCAATACGTTTCGCCGGACGTCGTGGATAAACTTCTGGAACAGAAGAACGAAAATTTTTCGGAGTTCAAAAGCGTTTGTATTATGTTTTTAGACATTCGTAACTTCACGAGATTCTCCGAAAAAAGAGCTCCGGGAGAAGTGATCGATTATCTGAACTACATCTTCACGCACCTGATCGATATCGTAAATCAGCACAACGGAATGATCAATAAGTTTCTCGGAGACGGTTTTATGGCCGTGTTCGGCGCTCCCCTTTCGGACGGATCGAACGACGTAAAGAATGCGGTCGACGCTTCCCGCGAAATTCTCAAGAAAATAGAATTCTTAAATCAAGAAGGTAAAATTCCGGAAACCAGCATCGGAATCGGCTTACATACCGGCGAAGCGATGACGGGTAACGTAGGTTCCGAAACGAGAAAAGAATATACGATCATCGGAGACGTGGTCAATCTCGCGTCCCGAGTCGAACAGTTGAATAAACAATTCGGAACAAAACTTTTGGTCACTCAAGCCGTTTATGACGATATCAAGGAAACGATTTCGGGCAAACATCTTTCTTCCATTCAAGTAAAAGGAAGGGAAGAACCGGTCGACGTTTACGAGTTGGATAAGGTTTAA
- a CDS encoding ComEC/Rec2 family competence protein gives MKKHIRNWLPCSAFSKFSLGTLTGIVCDLLFPGTALLWIGIFVLAFSIGSLIGTFFKKRIQISEYFIYGIFFFTAATSFYPERFTIERHPKNNFVPAQKKNLFGEPEKRFQEKFRERILLDLKGADLEKNSNRVALGLIFGEAKQLSKEFKTKAKEGGILHLFAASGLHLGILMGVQYRILSLIPSLGHNIPRIIPLLTGFLYLSTLGYPVSLARAWIFAGLLLTQGLFFRKLRAVDLLLCSAWILWISDPSRFYTVSFCLSFGAVAGIFLFSYPIQVVCRFLSDENFLTSFFKENLSISFSAGLGTMPVLLFAFGSFSFGSILLNLLVVPLAGILLPILYLSLLLEETKLTPITEPFWSFTEFLIQILIYLSESLSKPLGFYKEMGDAVWIGMIGWIFLCFETLFFAYVLEKVFPGSSVSNFGAKAGTDPRSDLDKNENENDFLKNIQNSEYSSPNRGKRRIKNLYPILFCLFFITVCGIHILLYRSPDWFPRENKIVNNRFFFILRNGDSLIFSGKCKYGFKTISAAFRTSQKNYCEHRNNRPLEKILVEDESCLTWAFRCLKEHPQTELLYSGRDFEPWSRATGFKFLQSAPLREISLSKTRSGDSSKIVFFHTKKDSLTELAQRTKTGSGWILLEHPYGSKDDSEVWNRNRKLLGLSGSWVFLEKDELQRIPVSESH, from the coding sequence ATGAAAAAACATATCCGAAATTGGTTGCCCTGCTCCGCATTCTCCAAATTTTCCTTAGGAACCCTGACCGGAATCGTATGTGATCTTCTATTTCCCGGAACCGCCCTTCTCTGGATCGGAATATTCGTTCTTGCATTTTCGATCGGATCGCTGATCGGAACATTCTTCAAAAAACGAATTCAAATATCCGAATATTTTATTTATGGAATATTCTTTTTCACGGCGGCGACCTCGTTTTATCCGGAGCGATTCACAATCGAACGCCATCCGAAAAACAACTTCGTACCCGCGCAGAAAAAGAATCTATTCGGAGAGCCGGAAAAACGTTTCCAAGAAAAATTTCGGGAAAGAATTTTACTCGATCTAAAAGGCGCGGATCTCGAAAAAAATTCCAATCGAGTCGCGCTCGGATTGATCTTCGGAGAAGCCAAACAACTTTCCAAAGAATTTAAAACGAAGGCCAAAGAAGGAGGAATTCTTCATTTATTCGCGGCGTCCGGCCTTCATCTCGGAATTTTGATGGGAGTTCAGTATAGAATTCTTTCTTTGATCCCGAGCTTAGGTCACAATATCCCGAGAATCATTCCGCTTCTCACCGGCTTTCTTTATTTATCCACGCTCGGTTATCCGGTTTCTCTTGCAAGGGCTTGGATCTTCGCCGGACTTTTATTGACACAAGGATTGTTCTTTCGAAAACTACGCGCGGTCGATCTTCTTCTTTGTTCCGCTTGGATTTTGTGGATCTCCGATCCTTCCCGGTTCTACACCGTATCTTTTTGTCTTTCCTTCGGAGCGGTCGCGGGAATATTCCTTTTTTCTTATCCGATTCAAGTCGTTTGTAGATTTCTTTCGGATGAGAATTTTTTGACTTCTTTCTTTAAGGAGAATCTATCGATTTCGTTTTCGGCCGGACTGGGAACGATGCCCGTGTTACTTTTCGCGTTCGGCTCTTTCAGTTTCGGATCGATTCTTCTCAATCTGCTCGTGGTTCCTCTCGCCGGAATTCTATTGCCGATCCTTTATCTTTCTTTGCTTTTGGAAGAAACAAAACTGACTCCGATCACCGAACCGTTTTGGTCCTTTACGGAATTCTTAATTCAAATTCTGATCTATTTGTCCGAATCTCTTTCCAAACCTCTCGGCTTTTACAAAGAGATGGGAGACGCGGTTTGGATCGGAATGATTGGATGGATTTTTCTTTGTTTCGAAACCTTGTTCTTTGCTTACGTTTTGGAAAAAGTTTTTCCCGGTTCTTCCGTTTCGAATTTTGGAGCGAAAGCGGGAACCGATCCGCGTTCCGACCTCGACAAAAACGAAAACGAAAACGACTTCCTAAAAAACATTCAAAATTCGGAATATTCTTCCCCGAACCGTGGAAAACGAAGAATCAAAAACCTTTATCCGATTCTGTTCTGTTTATTTTTTATAACCGTCTGTGGGATTCACATTCTTCTGTATCGTTCACCCGATTGGTTTCCAAGGGAGAATAAAATCGTAAACAACAGATTCTTTTTTATCTTACGCAACGGAGATTCATTGATCTTTTCCGGAAAATGCAAGTACGGATTCAAGACGATCTCCGCCGCGTTTAGAACCTCTCAAAAAAATTATTGCGAACACAGGAACAATCGCCCTCTCGAAAAAATTCTCGTAGAAGACGAATCCTGTCTGACCTGGGCCTTTCGTTGTTTGAAAGAACACCCTCAAACGGAACTTCTATATTCCGGTCGAGATTTTGAACCTTGGAGCCGCGCGACCGGGTTCAAATTCTTACAATCCGCTCCGCTCCGCGAAATTTCTCTTTCCAAAACAAGGAGCGGCGACTCCTCTAAGATCGTATTCTTTCATACAAAAAAGGATTCTCTTACGGAATTGGCCCAAAGAACAAAAACCGGAAGCGGTTGGATTCTTTTGGAACATCCTTACGGAAGCAAAGACGACTCGGAAGTCTGGAATCGAAACCGAAAACTGCTTGGGCTTTCGGGGAGTTGGGTGTTTCTGGAAAAAGATGAGCTCCAGAGAATACCCGTTTCGGAAAGTCACTGA
- the trpS gene encoding tryptophan--tRNA ligase, with protein sequence MRILTGVQPSGKLHLGNFFSVIRKLKEYQETTDLFCFVADLHSLTTFSSKEKQRENTYNAVCDFLALGIDPDRCTFWLQSSVPEVTELTWYLSHSISVNQLELAHSFKDKVAKGFHPRGGLFFYPVLMAADILGFDGDRVPVGKDQKQHLEYARDIAAAFNREVGPVFKIPEPEIDEATALVPGTDGQKMSKSYGNTINFFDSEKELKKSVMSIMTDSAGVDEAKDPSKSHIYAIHSLFLNAQEREFLKQRFLTPGTGYGDLKKQLLQDTLDYFAPFRKERERIEADKTFVEEALKKGQEKAQKTITGILDRVRKELGIYRF encoded by the coding sequence ATGAGGATTCTCACAGGAGTCCAGCCCTCCGGTAAACTTCACTTAGGAAATTTCTTCTCAGTCATTCGAAAACTCAAAGAATATCAGGAAACCACGGACTTATTCTGTTTTGTTGCGGATCTGCATTCTTTAACTACATTCTCCTCAAAAGAAAAACAAAGGGAGAATACATACAACGCGGTTTGCGATTTTTTAGCGCTCGGAATCGATCCGGACCGTTGTACGTTTTGGCTTCAATCTTCGGTCCCCGAAGTCACCGAATTGACTTGGTATCTCAGTCATTCGATCAGCGTGAATCAATTGGAACTCGCGCATTCTTTCAAAGACAAAGTCGCAAAAGGATTTCATCCGAGGGGTGGTCTTTTCTTTTATCCGGTTTTGATGGCCGCGGATATTCTCGGGTTTGACGGAGATCGTGTTCCGGTCGGCAAGGATCAAAAACAACATTTGGAATATGCGAGAGATATAGCGGCCGCTTTCAATCGTGAAGTGGGTCCTGTCTTTAAAATTCCGGAACCGGAAATCGACGAAGCAACCGCGCTTGTTCCCGGAACCGACGGTCAGAAGATGTCCAAGTCTTACGGCAATACGATCAACTTTTTCGATTCCGAAAAAGAACTTAAGAAATCCGTAATGTCCATCATGACCGATTCCGCGGGTGTGGACGAAGCGAAGGATCCTTCTAAAAGTCATATTTATGCGATTCATTCTTTGTTTTTAAACGCTCAAGAAAGAGAATTTCTCAAACAAAGATTCTTAACTCCCGGCACAGGTTACGGAGATCTTAAAAAACAACTTTTGCAGGATACTCTGGATTACTTTGCTCCTTTTAGAAAAGAACGAGAACGAATCGAAGCCGACAAAACCTTTGTGGAAGAAGCGTTGAAAAAGGGACAAGAAAAAGCGCAGAAAACGATTACGGGAATTTTGGACCGAGTTCGTAAAGAACTTGGCATCTATCGGTTTTAG
- a CDS encoding acyl-CoA dehydrogenase family protein yields the protein MRAILEKPNDLYNPTENHLALRENVAKFAKENMDAQAKEHDDHETFNLPLFRRIGSELGLFGVTVPEEDGGMGMDAVAAVIIHEEMSAYDPGFMLSYLAHEVLFVNNFYHSSSPIQRAKYLSKVISGEWIGGMGMTEPGAGTDVLGMRTVAVKKGDKYVLNGSKQYITNGNTGSVFLVYAKMSKDAKRPTSFIVESSFPGFSVGKKEEKMGMRSSPTTQLIFEDCEVPAENLVGQEDGALVHMMRNLEIERITLAAQSLGIAKRCVDVMADYTIRHREAFGKKLAEFGQIQRFLAESYADYQAARALVYQVASGINPDSRNSLGAASAKLVATQMAERVSRNAIQALGGYGYCREYPVERLHRDAILLSIGGGTNEAMQKNIVADLKKIYEGTP from the coding sequence ATGAGAGCAATACTTGAAAAACCGAATGATTTATACAACCCGACTGAGAACCATCTCGCTCTTCGGGAAAACGTAGCAAAGTTTGCAAAAGAGAATATGGATGCTCAGGCGAAAGAGCACGACGATCACGAAACCTTCAATCTTCCTCTGTTCCGAAGAATCGGTTCCGAACTCGGACTTTTCGGAGTAACCGTTCCCGAAGAGGACGGCGGAATGGGAATGGACGCGGTTGCGGCCGTAATCATTCACGAGGAAATGTCCGCATACGATCCGGGTTTTATGCTGTCGTATCTGGCTCACGAAGTATTGTTCGTAAATAATTTCTATCATAGTTCCAGTCCGATACAAAGAGCGAAGTATCTTTCGAAAGTGATTTCGGGAGAATGGATCGGAGGAATGGGGATGACCGAACCCGGAGCGGGAACGGACGTGCTCGGAATGAGAACCGTCGCGGTGAAGAAAGGCGACAAATACGTGTTAAACGGTTCCAAGCAGTACATCACCAACGGAAACACGGGAAGCGTATTCTTAGTATATGCAAAAATGAGCAAGGACGCTAAAAGGCCGACCTCGTTCATCGTCGAAAGTTCCTTTCCGGGTTTTAGCGTAGGAAAGAAAGAAGAAAAGATGGGAATGCGTTCCTCTCCGACGACTCAGCTTATATTCGAAGATTGTGAAGTTCCTGCGGAGAATTTAGTCGGTCAGGAAGACGGCGCTCTCGTTCACATGATGAGAAACCTGGAGATCGAAAGAATCACCTTAGCGGCTCAGTCTCTGGGAATCGCAAAACGTTGTGTGGACGTTATGGCCGATTATACGATCCGTCACAGAGAAGCGTTCGGAAAAAAACTCGCGGAGTTCGGACAGATCCAAAGATTTCTAGCGGAATCTTACGCGGACTACCAAGCGGCTCGGGCCCTGGTTTATCAAGTTGCGAGCGGAATCAATCCGGATAGCAGAAATTCTTTAGGCGCGGCTTCCGCAAAACTCGTGGCGACTCAAATGGCAGAACGAGTGTCTCGGAATGCGATCCAAGCCCTCGGCGGTTACGGATATTGTAGAGAATATCCCGTGGAAAGACTTCATAGAGACGCAATTCTTCTTTCGATCGGAGGAGGAACGAACGAAGCGATGCAGAAAAACATCGTAGCGGACTTGAAGAAAATCTACGAAGGAACTCCTTGA
- a CDS encoding LIC10415 family protein has product MDVPLTNLISSAEKLIRDKRSSVSGKTVSTQEGQGSLDKTEFSSGLTSRYLKIQETLSSLQGEFTREQMKLGVLNEGSTPNSELINILFGETPLFRELAENPDIDQAVLKEQIQEKKNKITDAIRNLEVESENIFSVGMLKGQDNFSKSLEAITGKNVQMKQLSERTIERLIKE; this is encoded by the coding sequence ATGGACGTTCCACTCACAAATCTGATAAGCTCTGCGGAAAAGCTCATCCGCGATAAACGGTCTTCCGTTAGCGGCAAAACCGTATCCACTCAAGAAGGACAAGGAAGTCTGGACAAAACCGAATTTTCTTCGGGACTCACATCTCGTTATCTGAAAATTCAGGAAACCCTTTCAAGTCTTCAAGGTGAATTCACTCGCGAGCAAATGAAACTCGGAGTTCTGAACGAAGGAAGTACGCCTAACAGCGAACTCATCAACATTCTGTTCGGAGAAACTCCTTTGTTCAGAGAACTTGCGGAGAATCCGGATATCGACCAAGCCGTTCTCAAAGAGCAGATTCAGGAAAAGAAAAACAAAATCACTGACGCGATCCGTAACTTAGAAGTAGAATCCGAAAATATTTTTTCCGTGGGAATGTTGAAAGGACAGGATAATTTTTCCAAATCCTTGGAAGCGATCACCGGCAAAAACGTTCAGATGAAACAACTCTCCGAAAGAACGATCGAGAGATTGATTAAAGAATAA
- a CDS encoding O-methyltransferase: protein MSRKNIQLTEKLEDYIFRNSVREPDSFRKLREETGKMAQANMQISPEEGQFLGILTKLTNAKRIIEIGTFTGYSSLCFASALPEDGKILCCDISEEWTKIARKYWKETGLESKIRLKIGSALETLQVLIDSKSAPDWAPDFAFGPASIDLVFMDADKENYPNYYPLVMKLLKPGGLLIADNVLWDGSVADSSHQEPSTIGIRRLNEMIFKDESVDLSLVPIADGVSLVRKK, encoded by the coding sequence TTGAGTCGAAAGAATATTCAACTTACGGAAAAGCTGGAAGATTATATCTTCCGGAATTCCGTAAGGGAGCCGGACTCTTTCCGAAAACTTAGGGAAGAGACCGGCAAGATGGCGCAGGCCAATATGCAAATCAGTCCCGAAGAGGGACAATTCCTCGGTATTCTTACCAAACTCACCAACGCAAAAAGAATCATAGAGATCGGAACATTCACGGGTTATTCCTCGTTATGTTTTGCATCCGCGTTGCCCGAAGACGGAAAAATTCTTTGTTGTGATATCAGCGAAGAATGGACAAAAATCGCTCGCAAGTATTGGAAAGAAACCGGTCTTGAATCCAAGATCCGTTTGAAGATCGGATCTGCATTAGAAACTTTGCAAGTATTGATCGATTCCAAATCGGCTCCGGACTGGGCGCCCGATTTTGCATTCGGTCCCGCGTCGATCGATTTGGTTTTTATGGACGCGGATAAGGAGAATTATCCGAATTATTATCCTCTCGTTATGAAGTTACTCAAACCGGGCGGGCTCTTGATTGCGGATAACGTTCTTTGGGATGGAAGTGTGGCCGATTCTTCCCATCAAGAACCGTCCACGATCGGAATCCGTAGGCTCAACGAGATGATCTTTAAAGACGAATCCGTCGATCTCAGTTTGGTTCCGATCGCCGACGGAGTTTCGTTAGTCAGAAAAAAATAA
- a CDS encoding electron transfer flavoprotein subunit beta/FixA family protein has protein sequence MKIIVLVKQVPDTETSIKVGDKSINEAGIKWIISPYDEFAIEEGIRLREKHGGEVIAVSLGPDRVVEALRTAYAMGADRAVHIKVDNYVPFDTNNTAELIANFAKAESADVIIGGRQSIDTDSSQVVVQVAELLSIPHVAFAVSLEINGTAVKATKEVEGGTQTVETSTPVALTAQKGLNEPRYPSLKGIMTAKKKPVETKSSADLGSPASKIEVVGLEPPPPRIPGRKLEAADANGFASQLVKALREEAKVI, from the coding sequence ATGAAAATCATCGTATTAGTGAAACAGGTACCTGACACCGAAACCAGTATTAAAGTAGGGGATAAATCCATCAACGAAGCCGGAATCAAATGGATTATCTCTCCCTATGATGAATTTGCTATCGAGGAAGGGATCAGACTACGTGAAAAACACGGTGGCGAAGTAATCGCCGTTTCCCTCGGACCCGACAGAGTCGTAGAAGCTCTTAGAACCGCTTACGCTATGGGCGCAGACCGCGCAGTTCATATCAAAGTTGATAACTACGTTCCTTTCGACACGAACAATACAGCAGAATTGATCGCTAACTTCGCAAAAGCGGAAAGCGCCGATGTAATCATCGGAGGAAGACAATCCATCGATACTGATTCTTCTCAAGTAGTGGTTCAAGTCGCTGAACTTCTTTCCATTCCTCACGTTGCTTTCGCGGTTAGCCTTGAAATCAACGGAACTGCGGTAAAAGCTACGAAAGAAGTGGAAGGCGGAACTCAAACCGTTGAAACTTCAACTCCTGTCGCTCTCACTGCACAAAAAGGTCTGAACGAACCTCGTTATCCTTCTCTTAAAGGAATCATGACCGCTAAGAAAAAGCCTGTTGAAACGAAATCCTCCGCGGATCTCGGAAGCCCAGCAAGCAAAATCGAAGTTGTAGGACTCGAACCTCCTCCACCAAGAATTCCAGGTAGAAAACTGGAAGCCGCGGACGCGAACGGTTTCGCATCTCAACTCGTTAAAGCTCTCAGAGAAGAAGCTAAGGTTATATAA
- a CDS encoding LolA family protein, whose amino-acid sequence MAFLKIRRILPGAAGLIMVCGISVSGDPGRDRLNALLGRMGEISSLRASVTINNEISGTLSFKKPNYLHVKFSDGRVVSSNGRFLWFYSPARAIVGKQDLRGSTGGVFGLLSGYEDVAQVGGSIRLKSSTKTYEEIVVTMNPDNTPKSLRMKHRGTGEYTSISFSGVQTNVGLSASLFNFSAPSSAQIVENPLNEKE is encoded by the coding sequence ATGGCATTTTTGAAAATCAGGAGAATCCTCCCAGGTGCCGCAGGACTGATCATGGTCTGCGGCATTTCTGTTTCAGGGGATCCTGGACGAGACAGACTCAACGCTCTCTTAGGAAGAATGGGAGAAATCAGCTCATTGAGAGCGAGCGTTACGATCAATAACGAAATTTCCGGAACACTTTCCTTTAAGAAACCGAACTATTTACACGTCAAATTCTCAGACGGTAGAGTTGTATCTTCCAACGGAAGATTTCTTTGGTTCTATTCTCCAGCAAGAGCAATCGTCGGCAAACAAGACCTCCGCGGAAGTACGGGGGGCGTCTTCGGATTGTTAAGCGGTTATGAAGATGTGGCTCAAGTTGGAGGATCCATTCGACTCAAATCGTCGACTAAAACATACGAAGAAATCGTCGTAACAATGAATCCCGACAACACCCCGAAATCTTTAAGAATGAAACACAGAGGAACCGGAGAATATACTTCGATCAGTTTTTCCGGCGTGCAAACTAACGTAGGACTTTCGGCTTCTTTGTTCAACTTCAGCGCTCCTTCCAGCGCGCAGATCGTTGAAAACCCTCTGAACGAAAAGGAATAA
- the rsmA gene encoding 16S rRNA (adenine(1518)-N(6)/adenine(1519)-N(6))-dimethyltransferase RsmA, with translation MSSREYPFRKVTEIRKFLESKSSAPLKKWGQNFLIDPNAIQSILSCLSSDLVSKIDRILEIGPGLGAISHGLLEFQKPVTLFEIDPVYANWLREYLPEFELKEGDALNFLSEYSNQSVYLFGNLPYYISSELTLSAVKNLKGLKGAAFLVQKEFAKRISNEPSSIRFYLSAYGSWRLKKDVKAGAFYPRPNVDSSILEYKASPVFENEFGFLALECLCRTAFWGKRKKLTSSFRDAPITSLPLEIRSSENFSEETFRKECFNSLENVKIDLDKRPEELSPENFHNAAKFLSNYISKILNVI, from the coding sequence ATGAGCTCCAGAGAATACCCGTTTCGGAAAGTCACTGAGATCCGTAAATTTCTGGAATCGAAGTCCTCCGCACCTTTGAAGAAATGGGGGCAGAATTTTTTAATCGATCCGAACGCGATCCAATCCATTCTTTCTTGTCTGAGTTCCGACCTTGTATCCAAGATCGATCGAATTTTGGAAATCGGTCCGGGGCTCGGCGCGATCTCACACGGCCTGCTCGAATTTCAAAAACCTGTAACCTTATTCGAAATCGATCCGGTTTACGCGAACTGGTTGCGAGAATATCTTCCCGAGTTCGAATTGAAAGAAGGAGACGCTTTGAATTTTCTTTCCGAATATTCGAACCAATCGGTTTATCTTTTCGGAAATCTTCCGTATTACATTTCCTCCGAACTTACGTTAAGCGCCGTTAAAAATCTAAAAGGATTAAAGGGCGCGGCCTTTCTCGTTCAAAAAGAATTCGCAAAAAGAATTTCAAACGAACCTTCATCGATCCGGTTTTATCTTTCCGCTTACGGAAGTTGGCGTTTAAAAAAGGATGTTAAAGCGGGAGCGTTTTATCCGAGACCGAACGTGGATTCTTCGATCTTGGAATACAAGGCTTCTCCGGTTTTCGAAAACGAATTCGGGTTCCTCGCCCTCGAATGTCTTTGTAGAACCGCGTTCTGGGGAAAAAGAAAAAAGTTAACTTCTTCTTTTCGGGACGCACCGATCACTTCTCTTCCTTTGGAAATTCGTTCCTCCGAAAATTTTTCGGAAGAAACGTTTCGAAAAGAATGTTTTAATTCTTTGGAAAACGTGAAAATCGATCTGGATAAAAGACCGGAAGAATTGAGTCCCGAGAATTTCCACAACGCCGCAAAATTTCTCTCGAACTATATATCAAAAATTCTGAATGTAATCTAA
- a CDS encoding LIC10362 family protein, whose protein sequence is MFSKNYLMIYALILTILCGLFLILSYKSGAQKENNSISFRLSFLRSRFQEALHSPFRKESVFLLLSLCAWMLLPLFWGLAFFLKTDANVLIVIGFMIWTYYWLKYLFSTDETA, encoded by the coding sequence TTGTTTTCCAAAAACTATCTTATGATCTACGCACTCATTTTGACAATCCTTTGTGGACTTTTTTTGATTCTATCTTATAAGAGCGGGGCCCAAAAGGAAAATAATTCGATATCTTTTCGTTTGTCCTTTTTACGTTCTCGGTTTCAGGAAGCTCTCCATTCTCCCTTCCGGAAAGAATCGGTCTTCCTACTTCTGTCTCTTTGTGCTTGGATGCTTTTGCCCTTATTTTGGGGACTTGCTTTTTTCCTAAAAACGGACGCGAACGTTCTGATCGTAATCGGATTTATGATCTGGACCTACTACTGGTTGAAATATCTATTCTCAACGGATGAGACCGCTTAG
- a CDS encoding electron transfer flavoprotein subunit alpha/FixB family protein, protein MSNVLIVGELKDGELKKISREITSAGKKIADSIGGKVVALLIGSGVEKHAPELAAVGADTIVTVNSGEYNAETYSTIVAEVVKAQNPAVVLLPHTSQGKDYSPRVAVKIGAGIVADVVGFSVDGGKVVAKKPIYSGKAYANFKVTSAIQVFTVRPNSQEITQKAGAGAVEAASPSAGDAKVKIVSTDLSGGSKVQLTEASIIVSGGRGIKGPENWPILQELADTLGAALGASRAAVDAGWISHSHQVGQTGKTVSPNCYIACGISGAIQHLAGMGSSKYIVAINKDGDAPIFKVATYGIVGDLFEVVPAVTAEFKKVLG, encoded by the coding sequence GTGAGCAACGTATTAATTGTTGGCGAATTGAAAGACGGAGAACTTAAAAAAATCTCCAGAGAAATCACTTCTGCAGGAAAGAAAATCGCTGATTCCATCGGCGGAAAAGTTGTGGCTCTTCTTATCGGTAGCGGAGTTGAAAAACACGCTCCTGAATTAGCGGCAGTCGGTGCGGACACGATCGTAACCGTTAACTCCGGAGAATACAACGCTGAAACTTATTCCACAATCGTTGCGGAAGTTGTGAAAGCGCAAAACCCTGCGGTTGTTCTTCTTCCACACACTTCTCAAGGAAAAGATTATTCTCCTCGCGTAGCCGTTAAGATCGGAGCGGGAATCGTTGCGGACGTTGTGGGATTCTCCGTTGACGGAGGAAAGGTCGTAGCGAAAAAGCCGATCTATTCCGGAAAAGCGTACGCTAACTTCAAAGTTACAAGCGCGATTCAAGTTTTCACCGTTCGTCCTAACTCTCAAGAAATCACTCAGAAAGCGGGTGCGGGCGCTGTTGAAGCGGCTTCTCCTTCTGCGGGTGACGCGAAAGTAAAAATCGTTTCTACCGATCTGAGCGGAGGATCTAAGGTTCAATTGACCGAGGCTTCCATCATCGTTTCCGGTGGTCGCGGTATCAAAGGACCTGAGAACTGGCCGATTCTTCAAGAACTTGCGGACACACTCGGAGCGGCTCTCGGAGCTTCTCGCGCGGCTGTGGATGCGGGCTGGATTTCCCACTCTCACCAAGTTGGGCAAACGGGAAAAACCGTTTCTCCTAATTGCTACATCGCTTGCGGAATTTCCGGCGCGATCCAGCACTTAGCTGGGATGGGATCTTCCAAGTATATCGTTGCAATCAACAAAGACGGAGACGCTCCGATCTTCAAAGTTGCGACTTACGGTATCGTAGGCGACCTGTTCGAGGTTGTTCCTGCGGTTACTGCAGAGTTCAAAAAAGTACTTGGATAA